In Bacillus sp. DX3.1, the following proteins share a genomic window:
- a CDS encoding inositol monophosphatase family protein, which yields MQEVWKEIDKHAKQWIREAGERLMASMQQALIVEAKSNAADLVTNMDREIEQFFIGKIKETFPNHYILGEEGYGDDITSSNGVVWLIDPIDGTMNFVHQKRNFAISIGIYENGIGKVGLIYDPVHDELYHAVKGEGAFCNGILIPILEEGTVNHGIIALNATWLTDNPLLNMEKMTQLVKAARGTRSYGCAALEMVYVATGRLDAYVTPRLSPWDFGGGMIIVEEVGGKVTTFTGTPLSIVEKSSVLVAKPGVYDELLQYVSQ from the coding sequence ATGCAAGAGGTATGGAAAGAGATTGATAAACACGCAAAACAGTGGATTCGAGAAGCTGGTGAACGATTGATGGCATCCATGCAGCAAGCGCTTATTGTGGAGGCAAAGTCAAATGCCGCTGACTTAGTAACAAATATGGATCGAGAAATAGAACAGTTTTTTATTGGGAAAATTAAAGAAACATTTCCAAACCATTATATTTTAGGAGAAGAAGGGTACGGAGATGACATTACTTCTTCAAATGGGGTTGTTTGGTTAATTGATCCAATTGATGGCACGATGAATTTTGTGCATCAAAAAAGAAATTTTGCAATTTCAATTGGTATATATGAGAATGGTATCGGAAAAGTTGGCCTCATATATGATCCAGTACATGATGAACTTTATCATGCTGTAAAGGGAGAAGGAGCCTTTTGTAACGGAATATTAATTCCTATTCTAGAGGAAGGTACAGTAAATCATGGGATCATTGCCTTAAATGCAACGTGGCTTACAGATAATCCACTTCTGAATATGGAGAAAATGACACAGCTTGTGAAGGCGGCAAGGGGAACGCGCTCGTATGGCTGTGCAGCATTAGAAATGGTATATGTTGCAACAGGACGATTGGACGCCTATGTAACGCCGAGATTGTCTCCTTGGGACTTTGGCGGGGGAATGATCATTGTGGAGGAAGTCGGTGGTAAAGTAACGACATTTACAGGTACCCCGCTTTCCATTGTTGAAAAGAGTAGCGTATTGGTTGCCAAGCCGGGAGTATATGATGAGTTATTACAATATGTATCACAGTAA
- a CDS encoding DUF1054 domain-containing protein, whose protein sequence is MTLQTFKENDFAVFSVDGLEERMNAIKMNIHPKLDALGERFSHFLSEKTGESFFYHVAKHARRKVNPPNDTWVAFSTNKRGYKMLPHFQIGLWGTHAFIYFGLIYECPQKVEAAHAFLEHLNDLKTNIPNDFVWSIDHTKPVVKPHNTLETDDLQKMIERLATVKKAELLVGIHVSPEEFATLTNEQFIAKIEATMQSLLPLYIICNR, encoded by the coding sequence ATGACATTACAAACATTTAAAGAAAATGACTTTGCAGTCTTCTCTGTCGATGGTCTTGAAGAACGAATGAACGCTATTAAAATGAATATCCATCCGAAATTAGATGCTCTAGGCGAGCGATTTTCTCATTTTTTATCCGAAAAAACTGGTGAATCTTTTTTCTACCATGTAGCGAAACATGCACGTCGTAAAGTCAATCCACCAAACGATACTTGGGTTGCTTTTTCAACAAATAAACGCGGATATAAAATGCTACCACATTTTCAAATTGGTCTATGGGGTACCCATGCTTTCATATACTTTGGATTAATCTATGAGTGTCCACAAAAAGTGGAAGCGGCTCATGCCTTCTTAGAACATTTAAATGATTTAAAAACAAATATACCAAATGATTTCGTTTGGTCCATTGACCATACTAAACCGGTTGTGAAACCACATAATACGCTCGAAACAGACGATTTACAAAAAATGATTGAACGCTTAGCTACTGTCAAAAAAGCAGAGCTATTAGTTGGTATTCACGTTTCCCCAGAAGAGTTTGCAACACTTACCAATGAACAATTTATTGCAAAAATCGAGGCAACGATGCAATCACTCCTTCCTTTATATATAATTTGTAATCGATAG
- a CDS encoding UPF0223 family protein: protein MEYQYPLDYNWSNDEMVAIVTFYEAIEKVYEKGIAREELMSLYRRFKEIVPAKAEEKKIDKEFQEVSGYSIYRAIQKAKQVEEKAIVKM, encoded by the coding sequence ATGGAATATCAATATCCGCTTGATTATAATTGGTCAAATGATGAAATGGTCGCGATCGTTACATTTTACGAAGCGATTGAAAAGGTGTATGAAAAAGGAATTGCGAGAGAAGAACTGATGAGCCTATACCGCCGTTTTAAAGAAATTGTACCAGCGAAAGCAGAAGAGAAGAAAATTGATAAAGAGTTTCAAGAGGTAAGTGGCTATTCGATATATCGAGCGATTCAAAAGGCAAAACAAGTAGAAGAAAAAGCAATCGTTAAAATGTAA
- a CDS encoding aminotransferase class I/II-fold pyridoxal phosphate-dependent enzyme, with protein sequence MSQYETPLFTALVEHSKRNPIQFHIPGHKKGQGMDPTFREFIGHNALSIDLINIAPLDDLHHPKGMIKEAQDLAAAAFGADHTFFSIQGTSGAIMTMVMSVCGPGDKILVPRNVHKSVMSAIIFSGAKPIFIHPEIDPTLGISHGITIQSVKKALEEHSDAKGLLVINPTYFGFAADLQQIVELAHSYDIPVLVDEAHGVHIHFHDELPMSAMQAGADMAATSVHKLGGSLTQSSILNVKEGLVNVKHVQSIISMLTTTSTSYILLASLDVARKRLATEGKSLITQTIQLAEHVRSAVNSIEHLYCPGKEMLGTDATFSYDPTKLIVSVKDLGITGHEAELWLREHYNIEVELSDLYNILCLVTLGDTENETNVLIHALEELATTFKHRADKGVQVQVEIPEIPVLALSPRDAFYSETEVIPFEEAAGRVIADFVMIYPPGIPIFTPGEIITQENLDYIHKNLDAGLPVQGPEDMTLQTLRVIKEYKPIS encoded by the coding sequence TTGTCCCAATACGAAACACCATTGTTTACTGCTTTAGTAGAGCACAGCAAGCGAAATCCAATTCAGTTCCATATTCCAGGTCACAAAAAAGGTCAAGGCATGGATCCTACATTTCGCGAATTTATTGGGCATAACGCATTATCGATTGATTTAATTAATATTGCACCGCTCGATGATTTGCATCATCCAAAAGGTATGATTAAAGAAGCTCAAGATTTAGCTGCAGCCGCATTCGGTGCAGATCATACCTTTTTCTCCATACAAGGAACCAGCGGTGCAATTATGACAATGGTGATGAGTGTTTGTGGTCCTGGCGATAAAATTCTCGTACCACGTAACGTTCATAAATCTGTTATGTCAGCTATTATTTTTTCAGGTGCAAAACCGATTTTTATTCACCCTGAAATTGATCCGACACTCGGCATTTCACATGGGATTACAATTCAATCCGTAAAAAAAGCACTTGAAGAACATTCAGATGCAAAAGGATTGCTTGTTATCAATCCAACCTACTTTGGATTTGCTGCAGACCTGCAACAAATTGTAGAATTAGCTCATTCCTACGATATACCGGTATTAGTAGATGAAGCTCACGGTGTTCATATTCATTTTCATGATGAATTACCGATGTCAGCTATGCAAGCTGGTGCAGATATGGCAGCAACAAGCGTTCACAAATTAGGCGGTTCATTAACACAAAGTTCTATTTTAAATGTTAAAGAAGGTCTTGTGAATGTAAAACATGTACAATCCATTATTAGCATGCTTACAACCACATCAACTTCTTATATTTTGTTAGCTTCTCTAGACGTTGCAAGAAAACGCCTTGCGACTGAAGGGAAAAGTTTAATTACACAAACAATTCAGCTAGCAGAGCATGTCCGAAGCGCTGTAAACAGCATTGAACATCTTTACTGTCCTGGCAAAGAGATGTTAGGTACAGATGCAACTTTTAGCTATGACCCAACAAAACTAATTGTATCTGTAAAAGATTTAGGCATTACAGGCCATGAGGCAGAGTTATGGTTAAGGGAGCATTACAATATCGAAGTAGAGCTTTCAGACTTATATAACATTTTATGTCTCGTTACATTAGGGGATACAGAGAATGAAACTAATGTGCTCATCCATGCTTTAGAAGAGCTAGCAACTACATTTAAACATAGAGCTGACAAGGGCGTTCAGGTACAAGTTGAAATTCCAGAAATCCCTGTACTTGCTCTCTCTCCTCGAGATGCCTTTTATTCAGAAACAGAAGTCATTCCGTTTGAAGAGGCTGCTGGTCGTGTTATAGCTGATTTCGTTATGATTTATCCGCCAGGTATTCCAATCTTCACCCCTGGTGAAATTATTACGCAAGAAAACTTAGACTACATTCATAAAAACTTAGACGCCGGACTACCGGTACAAGGTCCTGAAGATATGACATTACAAACATTACGTGTCATTAAAGAATATAAGCCTATCAGTTGA
- a CDS encoding protein-glutamine gamma-glutamyltransferase, giving the protein MIVIGRSIVHPYITSENEPFFAEKQQILAIMTGNQEVYSFRTADELSFDINLRINIITSALELFQSGLQFRTFQESYCNPEFWERTPLGGFQLRSNVAPSVAIRDIFKNGKKYGTECATAMIIIFYKALLGLYNEETFNHLFANLLLYTWDYDKDLKLITKTGGDIVPGDLVYFKNPQVKPSAIEWQGENAIYLGNFFFYGHGVGVQTEDQIIYLLNERRIPYAFISAYLTDFITRIDSRFMSQYASPNKLQTKLSFTPIRDDAIVATIGHTTSIY; this is encoded by the coding sequence ATGATTGTGATTGGTCGCTCTATTGTACATCCTTATATCACGAGTGAAAATGAACCATTTTTTGCTGAAAAGCAACAAATTTTAGCCATAATGACCGGGAATCAAGAAGTATATTCATTTCGAACAGCTGATGAACTTAGTTTTGATATTAATCTACGAATCAACATTATTACATCCGCTTTAGAACTTTTTCAGAGTGGGCTCCAGTTTCGTACATTCCAAGAATCATATTGTAATCCTGAGTTTTGGGAGCGTACACCACTCGGAGGTTTTCAACTTCGTTCAAATGTAGCACCATCTGTTGCCATACGAGATATTTTTAAAAATGGGAAAAAGTATGGAACGGAATGTGCAACAGCAATGATCATTATTTTTTATAAAGCCCTTTTAGGGCTTTATAACGAAGAAACATTTAATCACTTATTCGCAAACCTTCTACTATATACATGGGATTATGACAAAGATTTAAAGCTTATAACAAAAACAGGTGGAGATATCGTTCCTGGCGACCTTGTCTACTTTAAAAATCCACAAGTAAAACCATCAGCGATTGAATGGCAAGGAGAGAATGCCATTTATTTAGGGAATTTCTTTTTTTACGGGCACGGTGTAGGAGTACAAACAGAAGATCAAATCATTTACTTATTAAACGAACGAAGAATCCCGTACGCCTTCATATCAGCATACTTAACAGATTTTATTACACGCATAGACAGTCGCTTCATGAGCCAATATGCTTCCCCTAACAAGCTACAAACAAAGCTGAGCTTTACTCCCATTCGAGATGATGCAATTGTTGCAACAATCGGTCATACAACTAGTATCTATTAA
- a CDS encoding GapA-binding peptide SR1P yields MGTIVCQVCEGTIAHFEDEKTTVLYGKCGSHCECDHKEHTKA; encoded by the coding sequence ATGGGAACTATCGTATGTCAAGTTTGTGAAGGTACAATCGCACACTTTGAAGATGAAAAAACAACAGTGCTTTACGGGAAATGTGGATCTCATTGCGAATGTGATCACAAGGAGCATACTAAAGCCTAA
- a CDS encoding GapA-binding peptide SR1P, protein MGTIVCQVCEDTIAHFEDEKVTVLYGKCGSCGCDHKEHTKAQ, encoded by the coding sequence ATGGGAACTATCGTATGTCAAGTTTGTGAAGACACAATCGCACACTTTGAGGATGAAAAGGTAACAGTACTTTACGGAAAATGTGGATCTTGCGGATGTGATCACAAGGAGCATACTAAAGCCCAGTAA
- a CDS encoding DUF3055 domain-containing protein translates to MFEKLYDEHENVKVRFLGFMTNENRYDFGVIYTNMFFGKPLVVCMQTGRATLLGQDDVDNVQHLQEVFKLQSEEEADDLAQFFKFLVPPTSLHAEYEE, encoded by the coding sequence ATGTTTGAAAAACTGTATGATGAACATGAAAACGTAAAAGTTCGTTTCCTTGGATTTATGACAAATGAAAACCGTTATGATTTCGGGGTGATTTATACAAATATGTTTTTTGGAAAACCGCTTGTTGTTTGCATGCAAACAGGCCGAGCGACTCTCCTTGGACAGGATGATGTAGATAATGTTCAACATCTGCAAGAGGTCTTTAAATTACAATCAGAGGAAGAAGCGGATGATCTCGCGCAATTTTTTAAGTTTTTAGTGCCACCTACTTCTTTGCATGCCGAATATGAAGAATAA
- a CDS encoding DUF1885 family protein, whose translation MQDAFIKLVPKSKQQSVSLEDVKQLFHYYKTITSQTGVQVNFSYTNAAFPYEILDTSDTTLQLKSGHDRYDSIYVGVGTENEQAFVQISLPSTATFGDKGKANEFCRFLAKKLEGELQLFNGRTMYFYKR comes from the coding sequence ATGCAAGATGCATTTATTAAACTTGTACCTAAATCTAAACAACAATCTGTCTCATTAGAAGATGTGAAACAACTTTTTCATTACTATAAAACAATTACGTCTCAAACAGGTGTACAAGTAAACTTTTCCTACACTAACGCTGCCTTTCCATATGAAATACTTGATACGTCAGACACTACACTTCAACTAAAATCTGGTCATGATCGATATGATTCTATTTATGTGGGCGTTGGAACAGAAAATGAGCAAGCATTCGTTCAAATTTCGTTGCCTTCTACTGCAACATTTGGAGATAAAGGAAAAGCAAATGAGTTTTGTCGTTTTTTAGCAAAGAAATTAGAGGGGGAATTACAATTATTTAATGGAAGAACGATGTATTTTTACAAACGTTAA